The genomic stretch CATTGGTGGAAACAGTAACTCCTCACTTCCTTTCAAAATTATTACTGTATAGGACAGTATCATTTTACAGTAATGTAATGTCCTATTAACAGAATTTTTGAAACACCAGTTAAAGGGAATTGCAAAATGGGAGGCTAAGCAAGAACCATTTATGAAGACATGATTCCTATTTGGATGCTCCCCCTTATGCAATTAACCATCACATTGGGgtactgtatctttttttttggggggggggcactgtgtATGGGATAGAATCCCTCCACAGCCTGCTACCCAAAGATATGGATGGTGGGGCCACAATGGCACACCTACGGGCGTGACTTTGGTCTCCTCTCATATGATTGTTAATCGCATTAGTGGGAGCAGCCATATAAGAACTATAGCTGAActccagtatttaaaaaaaaaattggtaaaacaaacaaaacaaacaaaaaacactatgtCCAGACAACTGTGTGATCACGCTAAAATACACAGAAAGATCACGGACAACATGTAGAAATAGTCACATTGATTCCAAGGTTCCCATTGTCTGCAAAAAGGTGTGCTACGGCAGTGTCAAAAACAAGACAGTCACTGTTCAAGATGGCTGATGCTACACCATCATGGATGGAGCGTGGCGTAGCCTCCCAAGTCAGCCTCCTCCGGTTGCCATTCAGTTCGAGTCGGTACGCAAAGTTTTCTGCCTGTTTGCGGGTGCCAATGAGCAAGACAATAGCAAAGAACTGCTGATGGCCCTCGTACTTCTCCTGTTTTTCTAACACCAGCATGAAGTGATGGCCAAAGCAAGACTGCATCATCACCCAGTCGACGGCCCCTGGCAAGTTAATATCTGTAGCAAGGAAGACAATGTCTTCTCCTTGGAGGGTTGTGATGCTCTTGTGGGCGTGCATGAGATGTGACATGACGACTTCCAATGAGCCTTGCCATTTGCAGGATGCACCAGGACACGGGCATGAGTAAGGGCGGAATTCACAAATATCTTCATGTTCTGGCTTCTCTGTATGATGGAGAGTCAAAGAACAGCCTGTGGTGGCATACTGAaaggagacaaaaagaaaatgggattATAAATAACAATGCTTTTGTCTTTCTTCAGAACAGAAACAtaaggaagctgccttatacagcCAGTTAACTGGAAACATCAAGGACTGGATTTGGGATTATTTTTTTTGCATCTGAAACAAGGATTCTACCACCGACTATTCTCAATAACATAAAATGGTGACACTGATGTTTAGAGAGACATGACGTTGTTTTCTACTGGCTGATCTAGCTCAGTATTATTTGCACTGACCTGAAAACAATTCCTTGGAGTTTCAGAAAGCAACTTTCCCCAGCCTCACCTAGAAACCAATGGGGACTGAACACaggactttctgcatgcaaagcacacATTATGcagctccaagatatctcactacaCACAAAACAAATAGAGCTCCCTGCTGTTAAGGGGTCTGCTCAAGTCTGATTATAAACTCTTTCCAGGTGCAACACATCTGGCAgtcaaagatgtgtgtgtggcAGCATCCTTCAGATATTGCAGCAGTGACATTCAAATCACTTTTCTTGTCTTCATCAAGGGCCCAATGCCACTTGTGAGAGTCAACTGTGCCAGTCCCTACCATACAGTTTTCAGCCACAATATCTCAGACTGTTAAACATTTCAtgactgactctctctctctccctctcccacttCATATAGCTCTTGTAACATCCAAAGGGCTATAACTGGGGTGGCTAAAAGTGGAGTTTTGGTTCGTGAACAGGGCAGGATTTTCCTCTGCACCTACCCTCATTTTCCcttttataatatataaaaataagataTACATCTTCCCTTTGTATTATAATAATCCTGCACTGCTCTTCCCACTCTTCTTCATGAGAGTGTGACACTCCTATTTTTTCTCTCAGCAATTATGGCTTTATCACTCCTATTTCTGGTATCCAGCAGAGCTGCCAAACATCTGTCTTTAAGTGGAGTAATCAGCGAGACACCATTTTAaggataaggaaggaaggaaagaatgggaTGTAAGTTATTTCACACATAAGATAAGCTAACTATCTAACACAAAAACTGCCACTCATTGTTGGAAGCAAGAAACATTAATCATTTTC from Sceloporus undulatus isolate JIND9_A2432 ecotype Alabama chromosome 3, SceUnd_v1.1, whole genome shotgun sequence encodes the following:
- the SIAH2 gene encoding E3 ubiquitin-protein ligase SIAH2 isoform X2; the protein is MSRPSSAGPSASKACGKQQQQQQQQTPAAAAVAAPAAAAAAAAAAASTPNPAASSLSAAGAGPSANAVLSGPGGGGGGGVGEGGPVSPQQHQHHQELTSLFECPVCFDYVLPPILQCQAGHLVCNQCRQKLSCCPTCRGSLTPSIRNLAMEKVASAVLFPCKYATTGCSLTLHHTEKPEHEDICEFRPYSCPCPGASCKWQGSLEVVMSHLMHAHKSITTLQGEDIVFLATDINLPGAVDWVMMQSCFGHHFMLVLEKQEKYEGHQQFFAIVLLIGTRKQAENFAYRLELNGNRRRLTWEATPRSIHDGVASAILNSDCLVFDTAVAHLFADNGNLGIN
- the SIAH2 gene encoding E3 ubiquitin-protein ligase SIAH2 isoform X1; the protein is MSRPSSAGPSASKACGKQQQQQQQQTPAAAAVAAPAAAAAAAAAAASTPNPAASSLSAAGAGPSANAVLSGPGGGGGGGVGEGGPVSPQQHQHHQELTSLFECPVCFDYVLPPILQCQAGHLVCNQCRQKLSCCPTCRGSLTPSIRNLAMEKVASAVLFPCKYATTGCSLTLHHTEKPEHEDICEFRPYSCPCPGASCKWQGSLEVVMSHLMHAHKSITTLQGEDIVFLATDINLPGAVDWVMMQSCFGHHFMLVLEKQEKYEGHQQFFAIVLLIGTRKQAENFAYRLELNGNRRRLTWEATPRSIHDGVASAILNSDCLVFDTAVAHLFADNGNLGINVTISTCCP